In Streptomyces longhuiensis, the following proteins share a genomic window:
- a CDS encoding long-chain-fatty-acid--CoA ligase — translation MSDLCALLARSARSHADRTAVRQGDRVLTYGELDDLTARFAALLRARGVRAGDRVAMVLPNVLHFPVVYYGILRAGGVVVPMNPLLKADEIAFVLRDCATRFLVASPSSADEAVPAASMAGVEHLVADPATLDAQLRMATPMTGAAANADDDTAVILYTSGTTGTPKGAELTHHNLVSNALTAARTLLCVGPDDVLFGGLPLFHAFGQTCALNTAITAGACLTLLPRFDAATALEILRRDEVTVFLGVPTMYTALLQSGVGPALPRLRLGVSGGSALPVELLRAAERELEVTVLEGYGLSETSPVACFNPPDRPRKPGSIGLPVRGVELRLVAEDGRVVGPGEVGELAIRGENVMKGYWNRPDATARAFQEGWFHSGDLARVDEDGYYFIVDRKKDLVIRGGYNVYPREIEEVLYRHPDVAEAAVIGVPDPARGEEVAAVVVLRPGARVTTDEVRDYVRQRVAAYKYPRIVRFADALPKGATGKILKRDIALAPPEPSGN, via the coding sequence ATGTCCGACCTCTGCGCACTCCTGGCGCGATCCGCCCGGTCCCACGCTGACCGGACCGCTGTCCGTCAGGGCGACCGCGTCCTCACGTACGGGGAACTCGACGACCTCACCGCCCGGTTCGCGGCGCTGCTGCGGGCCAGGGGCGTGCGGGCGGGCGACCGTGTGGCGATGGTCCTGCCCAACGTCCTGCACTTTCCCGTCGTGTACTACGGCATCCTGCGCGCGGGCGGCGTCGTCGTCCCGATGAATCCCCTGCTGAAGGCGGACGAGATCGCGTTCGTGCTGCGCGACTGCGCCACCCGATTCCTGGTGGCCTCGCCGTCCTCCGCCGACGAGGCCGTTCCGGCGGCGTCGATGGCCGGCGTGGAGCACCTGGTCGCGGACCCGGCGACCCTCGACGCGCAGCTGCGCATGGCCACGCCGATGACCGGAGCGGCCGCGAACGCCGATGACGACACCGCGGTGATCCTTTACACGTCCGGCACGACGGGGACGCCCAAGGGAGCCGAGCTGACGCACCACAACCTGGTGAGCAACGCGCTGACGGCGGCCCGGACGCTGCTGTGCGTGGGACCGGACGACGTCCTGTTCGGCGGGCTGCCGCTGTTCCACGCCTTCGGGCAGACCTGCGCCCTGAACACCGCGATCACGGCGGGCGCCTGTCTGACCCTGCTGCCTCGCTTCGACGCGGCCACGGCGCTGGAGATTCTGCGCCGCGACGAGGTGACCGTCTTCCTCGGCGTGCCCACGATGTACACCGCGCTGCTCCAGAGCGGCGTCGGGCCGGCCCTGCCGCGGCTGCGGCTGGGTGTCTCGGGCGGCTCCGCGCTCCCCGTGGAACTGCTGCGTGCCGCCGAGCGCGAGCTGGAGGTCACGGTGCTCGAGGGCTACGGCCTGTCGGAGACGTCGCCGGTGGCCTGCTTCAACCCGCCGGACCGGCCCCGCAAGCCGGGTTCCATCGGGCTTCCCGTCCGGGGCGTCGAGTTGCGGCTGGTCGCGGAGGACGGCCGGGTGGTCGGCCCCGGCGAGGTCGGCGAGCTGGCGATCCGGGGCGAGAACGTCATGAAGGGGTACTGGAACCGGCCGGACGCCACCGCGCGGGCGTTCCAGGAGGGCTGGTTCCACAGCGGTGATCTCGCCCGTGTCGACGAAGACGGCTACTACTTCATCGTCGACCGCAAGAAGGACCTCGTCATTCGAGGCGGCTACAACGTCTATCCGCGCGAGATCGAGGAGGTCCTGTACCGGCACCCGGACGTCGCGGAGGCCGCGGTGATCGGTGTGCCCGACCCGGCGCGCGGAGAGGAGGTGGCCGCCGTGGTGGTTCTCCGGCCCGGCGCCCGCGTCACGACGGACGAAGTGCGCGACTACGTACGACAGCGGGTGGCGGCCTACAAGTACCCGCGGATCGTGAGATTCGCCGACGCGCTGCCCAAGGGGGCGACCGGCAAGATCCTCAAGCGGGACATCGCGCTCGCCCCGCCGGAGCCTTCGGGAAACTGA
- a CDS encoding AraC family transcriptional regulator, protein MKPLVRNAALSSYIELSQSLGIDPRALMKQVGLDPVGLAVQDRWIPGAAVAELLELSAAAARREDFGLLLAERRRFSNLGPISLVLREEPDARSAVRLLVRQERMYNEMLRSRLTEANGLATLKVSLALGEVREARQSVELAVGVLHGFLRVFLGARWQPLSVCFSHGAPHDIAAHRRFFGPVVEFNQEFNGIVFYATELDTPNTMSDPLLRGYARQYFDSIAVSEDTTELDRVRELIEVLLPTGRCSIEQVAGSLGVDRRTVHRHLATSGETFSSLVNGTRKQLAEQLVANPSRSLTEIAGLLGFSAPSAFSRWFRDQFGSSAREWRAQRSATGPVPN, encoded by the coding sequence ATGAAACCGCTGGTCCGCAACGCAGCCCTGAGCAGCTACATCGAGCTCAGCCAGTCCCTGGGTATCGACCCCCGTGCCCTCATGAAGCAGGTGGGCCTCGACCCCGTCGGACTCGCCGTCCAGGACCGCTGGATTCCCGGTGCGGCCGTCGCCGAGCTGCTCGAACTGTCGGCGGCGGCAGCGCGGCGCGAGGACTTCGGCCTGCTCCTCGCGGAGCGGCGCCGCTTCTCCAACCTCGGCCCGATCAGCCTCGTCCTGCGCGAGGAGCCGGACGCGCGCAGCGCCGTCCGGCTCCTGGTGCGCCAGGAGCGCATGTACAACGAGATGCTGCGCAGCCGGCTCACGGAGGCGAACGGGCTCGCCACGCTGAAGGTGAGCCTCGCACTCGGCGAGGTGCGTGAGGCACGGCAGTCCGTCGAGTTGGCCGTGGGCGTGCTGCACGGATTTCTCCGGGTGTTCCTCGGTGCCCGCTGGCAGCCACTGTCCGTGTGCTTCTCCCACGGCGCACCCCACGACATCGCCGCGCACCGGCGATTCTTCGGGCCCGTCGTGGAATTCAACCAGGAATTCAACGGAATCGTTTTCTACGCGACCGAACTCGACACCCCCAATACGATGTCGGATCCCCTGCTGCGTGGCTACGCCCGGCAGTACTTCGACTCCATCGCGGTCTCCGAGGACACCACCGAACTCGACCGGGTGCGCGAGCTGATCGAGGTCCTGCTGCCGACGGGGCGCTGCTCGATCGAACAGGTCGCCGGCAGCCTCGGCGTGGACCGCAGGACCGTCCACCGGCACCTCGCCACATCGGGCGAGACCTTCTCCTCCCTCGTCAACGGAACGCGCAAGCAGCTTGCCGAGCAGCTCGTGGCGAACCCGAGCCGTTCCCTCACGGAGATCGCCGGACTCCTCGGCTTCTCCGCGCCCAGCGCCTTCTCCCGCTGGTTCCGGGATCAGTTCGGCAGCAGCGCCCGCGAGTGGCGCGCCCAGCGGTCGGCCACCGGCCCCGTCCCCAACTGA
- a CDS encoding 3-keto-5-aminohexanoate cleavage protein — translation MHFLDDSLLPENQQKLVIQAAPYGPEWLPGDADDLPLTMDEHVQAAVDCYNAGATVLHIHVRELDGHGSKRMSKFNELIGRLREAVPDMVLQIGGSISFAPEDEGSEAKWLSYDTRHLLAELDPRPDQVTIAINTSQMNIVEIMSDDDLAGTSIAKPDYYAAYRDMVVEAGPDFYLEHLKRLHANGIQPHFQLATLAQLETVERLIRSGVYTGPLVLNYVAIGGGFSGRHPADLIEFVRRVPDGAVLTIESSMRAVAPMNAIGIALGVHVRVGNEDNLWARKGERMSSVKQVEQMVSIADTLGRDIANGAEAKEIYHIGEYYSGTDQTLAALGMVPNRRPGRRGFMLGGTAG, via the coding sequence ATGCACTTCCTCGATGACTCCCTGCTGCCCGAGAACCAGCAGAAGCTGGTGATCCAGGCCGCTCCCTACGGCCCCGAGTGGCTCCCCGGCGACGCCGACGACCTTCCCCTCACCATGGACGAGCACGTCCAGGCCGCCGTGGACTGCTACAACGCCGGTGCCACCGTCCTGCACATCCACGTGCGTGAACTCGACGGGCACGGCTCCAAGCGCATGTCCAAGTTCAACGAACTCATCGGCCGGCTTCGCGAGGCCGTCCCGGACATGGTCCTGCAGATCGGCGGATCCATCTCGTTCGCCCCCGAGGACGAGGGCTCCGAGGCGAAGTGGCTCAGCTACGACACCCGCCACCTGCTGGCCGAACTCGACCCGCGGCCCGACCAGGTGACGATCGCCATCAACACCAGCCAGATGAACATCGTCGAGATCATGTCCGACGACGACCTCGCCGGCACCTCCATCGCGAAGCCCGACTACTACGCGGCGTACCGGGACATGGTCGTCGAGGCGGGCCCCGACTTCTACCTCGAACACCTCAAGCGCCTGCACGCGAACGGCATCCAGCCGCACTTCCAGCTCGCCACCCTGGCCCAGCTGGAGACCGTCGAGCGTCTCATCCGCAGCGGTGTGTACACCGGCCCCCTGGTCCTCAACTACGTGGCCATCGGTGGCGGGTTCTCCGGGCGCCACCCGGCCGACCTGATCGAGTTCGTCCGCCGTGTCCCCGACGGCGCCGTCCTCACCATCGAGTCCTCGATGCGCGCCGTCGCCCCCATGAACGCCATCGGCATCGCCCTCGGCGTCCACGTCCGCGTGGGCAACGAGGACAACCTGTGGGCCCGCAAGGGCGAGCGCATGAGCTCCGTGAAGCAGGTCGAGCAGATGGTCAGCATCGCCGACACCCTCGGCCGCGACATCGCGAACGGCGCGGAGGCCAAGGAGATCTACCACATCGGTGAGTACTACTCCGGCACCGACCAGACCCTGGCCGCACTCGGCATGGTGCCCAACCGGCGTCCGGGCCGGCGCGGCTTCATGCTCGGCGGCACCGCCGGCTGA
- a CDS encoding TauD/TfdA family dioxygenase, whose amino-acid sequence MRGQSPDLPRRPCTGPAVWRGRDLSAAPDWALHLSPARLDELDAALRTARAPGTPLLKVTADHFPLPTLAGELRSAADELENGRGFALVRGIPVERYSEEAAAVLLWGVGQHLGIPVSQDATGHMLGHLRDGPGVGAALSPRTEAADALALLCLRAAGSRGRTTLASSAAVHNAVLARRPELLDGLSRTHFLDRHGEQLPGGLPWQAVPLAHRDGERLSLRYDRGRLESAQRYPEVPRLSSAERELFDLMDETASSPELRLDIDLAPGDLLLLNNHAVLHARTPHEDGPGPERPFHLLQLWLTPHQSRSLPPEFWGDEHSRTGGRGGVAPRDVITPHPPTKGKPHVRPLRTPGAIRPVPR is encoded by the coding sequence GTGCGTGGGCAATCCCCAGATCTCCCCCGCCGCCCCTGCACCGGTCCGGCCGTGTGGCGGGGCCGGGATCTCTCGGCCGCACCGGACTGGGCGCTGCACCTGTCACCGGCGAGGCTCGACGAGCTGGACGCGGCCCTGCGGACGGCGCGTGCCCCGGGCACCCCGCTGCTGAAGGTGACCGCCGACCACTTCCCGCTGCCGACCCTGGCGGGCGAGCTGCGGAGTGCGGCCGACGAGCTGGAGAACGGCCGGGGCTTCGCACTGGTACGAGGCATCCCGGTGGAGCGGTACAGCGAGGAGGCGGCCGCCGTCCTTCTGTGGGGTGTCGGACAGCACCTCGGGATCCCGGTGTCGCAGGACGCGACCGGCCACATGCTCGGGCATTTGCGCGACGGGCCCGGCGTCGGGGCCGCGCTGTCGCCGCGCACCGAAGCCGCCGACGCGCTGGCGCTGCTGTGCCTGCGGGCGGCCGGCTCCCGTGGGCGTACGACACTCGCCAGCTCGGCGGCGGTACACAATGCCGTACTGGCGCGCAGGCCCGAGCTTCTCGACGGTCTGAGCCGTACGCACTTCCTCGACCGCCACGGAGAACAGCTCCCGGGCGGGCTCCCCTGGCAGGCGGTGCCGCTCGCCCACCGGGACGGGGAGAGGCTCAGCCTGCGTTACGACCGCGGCCGCCTGGAGTCCGCGCAGCGGTATCCCGAGGTACCGCGTCTGAGCTCGGCCGAGCGGGAGCTCTTCGACCTCATGGACGAGACGGCGTCCTCCCCGGAGCTGCGCCTCGACATCGACCTCGCCCCCGGCGACCTGCTGCTGCTCAACAACCACGCGGTCCTGCACGCCCGCACGCCTCACGAGGACGGACCGGGGCCCGAACGTCCCTTTCATCTCCTGCAGCTGTGGCTGACGCCACATCAATCACGCTCGCTGCCACCGGAGTTCTGGGGCGATGAGCACTCCCGCACCGGCGGCCGCGGCGGGGTCGCGCCGCGCGATGTGATCACCCCGCACCCCCCGACGAAAGGGAAGCCACATGTCCGACCTCTGCGCACTCCTGGCGCGATCCGCCCGGTCCCACGCTGA